In one Deinococcus reticulitermitis genomic region, the following are encoded:
- a CDS encoding FecCD family ABC transporter permease, translated as MLTGVLGLAALLLVAVVLGTGLGSVTVPPAEVLGALWRGATGQPLTGDDAIIWQIRLPRVAMGVLVGAGLSVCGGAFQGVFRNPLADPYLLGAASGAGLGATLAIVLGWPHPVVPLAALFAALLAVALTLLLAREGRRFPTTRLILAGVVVGSVLGAASTTLILRGEDRARQVLAYTLGDLSFSGWRDVLTVLPYVGLGCGALLLLARALDTLQLGDLTARSLGVPVERLRLLVVLCASLATAGAVAYVGIIGFVGLIVPHVVRLAFGGGHRTLLALSALLGGSLLVFADLLARTTPLSQVGIVTTLLGGPFFLWLLRRESAA; from the coding sequence TGGTCCTCGGCACCGGCCTGGGCAGCGTCACGGTGCCGCCCGCCGAGGTGCTCGGGGCGCTGTGGCGCGGCGCGACCGGGCAGCCGCTGACCGGCGACGACGCGATCATCTGGCAGATTCGGCTGCCGCGCGTGGCGATGGGCGTGCTCGTCGGCGCGGGGCTGAGCGTGTGCGGCGGCGCGTTCCAGGGCGTCTTTCGCAACCCGCTCGCCGACCCTTACCTGCTCGGCGCGGCGAGCGGCGCGGGCCTGGGGGCGACGCTCGCCATTGTGCTCGGCTGGCCGCATCCCGTGGTGCCGCTCGCGGCGCTGTTCGCGGCGCTGCTCGCGGTGGCCCTGACCCTGCTGCTCGCGCGCGAGGGCCGGCGCTTTCCGACCACCCGGCTGATCCTGGCGGGCGTGGTGGTGGGCAGCGTGCTCGGCGCGGCGTCCACCACCCTGATCCTGCGTGGCGAGGACCGCGCCCGGCAAGTGCTCGCCTACACCCTCGGCGACCTGAGTTTCTCCGGCTGGCGCGACGTGCTCACCGTGCTGCCCTACGTGGGCCTCGGCTGCGGAGCCCTGCTGTTGCTCGCGCGCGCGCTCGACACGCTGCAACTCGGCGACCTCACCGCCCGCTCGCTCGGGGTGCCGGTGGAGCGGCTGCGGCTGCTCGTGGTGCTGTGCGCGAGCCTGGCGACGGCAGGGGCAGTGGCCTACGTGGGCATCATCGGCTTTGTCGGTTTGATCGTGCCGCACGTCGTCCGGCTGGCGTTCGGAGGGGGGCACCGCACGCTGCTCGCGCTCTCGGCCCTGCTCGGCGGCTCGCTGCTCGTGTTTGCTGACCTGCTCGCCCGGACCACGCCGCTCTCGCAGGTGGGCATCGTGACCACGCTGCTCGGCGGTCCCTTTTTCCTGTGGCTGCTGCGCCGCGAGAGTGCCGCGTGA
- the treY gene encoding malto-oligosyltrehalose synthase codes for MSVPELPAPAPAPLPDSTYRLQLHAGFPFASARRTLPYLARLGVSTVYLSPIWASTPGSTHGYDVTDHARINPDLGGLEGLRRFSARARELGLSVIVDFVPNHMGIQGGHNPYWEDVLCHGQASRYAHFFDISWQPLKRALAGKVLLPTLGDQYGRVLERGELSLGWDAGAREGGRFFLGYWERRFPLSPRSVAALLAELGESLPRALAGEALAELASITRSVANLPRSQDPDLTDTDRLSRAQEMAVASRRFGALLRAHPGILAGLGALLGEINADPARLDAYVSEQNYRLAWWKVAAEEINYRRFFDINDLAALRMEDPRVFAWAHTLLFELLREGLIHGVRLDHTDGLYDPAGYFRALQAGAAHALGAAPEEGELPLYVVAEKILEPGETLPPDWAIHGTTGYDFLAELGGVFVDAAHEDELSGIYRRFTGDRDNYLAHLYRGKQLIQRVSLPGEVNVLAEHLERLAEADLRSRDFTLSAIRSAIREVIACFPVYRTYVRLGGSREPGDHAKIRQAVRGAKRHNREAGQPVDAGVFDFLESVLLLNVGEEATQAAWADFVLKFQQLTGPVTAKGAEDTAFYRYVRLLSLNEVGGDPARFGTSPRAFHAAAARRAEDWPRAMLAGSTHDTKRGEDTRARISVLSELPQVWSEFLRTHTPLFASLSEEHDLGPAPSALDTYALLQNALGAYPLRGGLKEFPDRLAAYLLKASREAKLRTSWAAPDEAYEAALDAFTRQLLADAGFLASLRGLHARISPYGAQSGLSAALVRLTAPGVPDTYQGAEGWNQSLVDPDNRRPVDYAWRGRMLTRLEQDHSLALARRWLGGYEDGAVKLLVTWAALQARRASPDLFTQGSYRPIEAGKYLLAFAREHGGQVAVTVAPRLTLSLTREKTPWALAEAWGNRTLTLPGTGTYTNVLTGEKLRVRTAKLPVAKVLEDFPLALLVRG; via the coding sequence GTGAGTGTTCCGGAGCTCCCGGCCCCCGCACCTGCGCCGCTGCCCGACTCGACCTACCGGCTGCAACTCCACGCCGGCTTTCCCTTCGCCTCGGCGCGGCGGACGCTGCCCTACCTCGCGCGGCTGGGGGTCAGCACGGTGTACCTTTCGCCGATCTGGGCGAGCACACCGGGCAGCACCCACGGCTACGACGTGACCGATCACGCCCGCATCAACCCCGACCTCGGCGGCCTGGAGGGATTGCGGCGCTTCTCGGCGCGGGCGCGTGAACTGGGCCTGAGCGTGATCGTGGACTTCGTGCCCAACCACATGGGCATCCAGGGCGGGCACAACCCCTACTGGGAAGACGTGCTGTGCCACGGTCAGGCGAGCCGCTACGCGCATTTCTTCGACATCTCGTGGCAACCGCTCAAGCGCGCACTCGCGGGCAAGGTGCTGCTGCCCACCCTGGGCGACCAGTACGGGCGGGTGCTCGAGCGCGGGGAGTTGAGCCTGGGATGGGACGCTGGGGCCAGGGAGGGGGGGCGGTTTTTTCTGGGGTACTGGGAGCGCCGCTTTCCTCTTTCCCCGCGCAGCGTCGCGGCGCTGCTCGCCGAACTCGGGGAGAGCCTGCCGCGCGCCCTGGCCGGCGAAGCGCTCGCCGAACTCGCCAGCATCACGCGCTCGGTGGCCAACCTGCCGCGCAGCCAGGACCCGGACCTGACCGACACCGACCGCCTCAGCCGCGCGCAGGAGATGGCGGTGGCGTCACGGCGCTTCGGGGCGCTGCTGCGCGCCCACCCCGGCATCCTGGCGGGGTTAGGGGCGCTGCTGGGGGAGATCAACGCCGACCCCGCGCGGCTCGACGCTTACGTGAGCGAGCAGAACTACCGCCTGGCGTGGTGGAAGGTGGCCGCCGAGGAGATCAACTACCGGCGCTTTTTCGACATCAACGACCTCGCTGCGCTGCGGATGGAAGACCCGCGCGTCTTCGCCTGGGCGCACACGCTGCTCTTTGAGCTGCTGCGAGAAGGGCTGATCCACGGCGTGCGGCTCGACCACACCGACGGCCTCTACGACCCGGCCGGCTACTTCCGCGCGCTTCAGGCGGGCGCCGCGCACGCGCTCGGCGCAGCGCCGGAGGAGGGCGAGCTGCCGCTCTACGTCGTCGCCGAGAAGATCCTCGAACCCGGCGAGACGCTGCCGCCCGACTGGGCGATTCACGGCACGACCGGCTACGACTTTCTCGCCGAACTCGGCGGGGTGTTCGTGGACGCGGCGCACGAGGACGAGCTGAGCGGGATCTACCGCCGCTTTACCGGCGACCGCGACAACTACCTCGCGCACCTCTACCGGGGCAAGCAACTCATTCAGCGCGTCTCGCTGCCGGGTGAGGTCAACGTGCTCGCCGAGCACCTCGAGCGCCTCGCCGAGGCCGACCTGCGCTCGCGCGACTTCACCCTCAGCGCGATTCGTTCGGCCATTCGTGAGGTGATCGCCTGCTTCCCGGTCTACCGCACCTATGTGCGCTTGGGCGGCAGCCGTGAGCCGGGCGACCACGCCAAGATCCGGCAGGCGGTGCGCGGCGCCAAGCGCCACAACCGCGAGGCGGGGCAGCCGGTCGACGCCGGGGTCTTCGACTTTCTGGAGAGCGTGCTGCTGCTGAACGTGGGGGAGGAAGCCACCCAGGCGGCGTGGGCCGACTTCGTGCTCAAGTTCCAGCAGCTCACCGGCCCGGTGACGGCCAAGGGCGCCGAGGACACCGCCTTTTACCGCTACGTCCGGCTGCTCTCGCTCAACGAGGTGGGCGGGGACCCGGCGCGTTTTGGCACCTCCCCGCGCGCCTTCCACGCGGCGGCGGCGCGGCGGGCGGAGGACTGGCCGCGCGCGATGCTCGCCGGGTCCACCCACGACACCAAGCGCGGCGAGGACACCCGCGCCCGCATCAGCGTGCTGAGCGAGTTGCCGCAGGTCTGGAGCGAATTTCTGCGGACCCACACGCCGCTGTTTGCGTCGTTGAGTGAGGAACATGACCTGGGCCCGGCACCGAGTGCCTTAGACACCTACGCCCTGCTGCAAAACGCGCTGGGGGCGTACCCGCTGCGCGGCGGGCTGAAGGAGTTCCCGGACCGCCTCGCCGCCTACCTCCTCAAAGCCTCGCGCGAGGCCAAACTCCGCACGAGCTGGGCCGCGCCCGACGAGGCGTACGAGGCGGCGCTGGACGCTTTTACCCGTCAGCTTCTCGCAGACGCCGGCTTCCTGGCGAGCCTGCGTGGGCTGCACGCCCGAATCAGTCCCTACGGCGCCCAGAGCGGTCTCTCGGCGGCGCTCGTGCGCCTGACGGCCCCCGGCGTACCCGACACCTACCAGGGCGCGGAAGGCTGGAACCAGAGCCTGGTCGATCCCGACAACCGCCGCCCGGTGGACTATGCCTGGCGGGGGCGCATGCTCACGCGGCTGGAGCAAGACCACAGCCTCGCGCTCGCCCGGCGCTGGCTGGGCGGCTACGAGGACGGCGCCGTCAAGCTGCTCGTCACTTGGGCCGCGCTGCAAGCCCGCCGCGCTTCCCCGGACCTCTTCACGCAGGGGAGCTACCGCCCCATTGAGGCCGGCAAGTACCTGCTCGCCTTCGCCCGCGAGCACGGGGGACAGGTCGCCGTGACGGTCGCGCCGCGCCTCACCCTGAGCCTGACCCGCGAGAAGACCCCCTGGGCGCTTGCCGAGGCCTGGGGCAACCGCACCCTCACCCTGCCCGGCACGGGAACTTACACCAACGTCCTGACCGGCGAGAAACTGCGCGTCCGCACGGCGAAGCTGCCGGTCGCCAAGGTGCTCGAAGACTTCCCGCTCGCGCTGCTCGTGAGGGGGTGA
- a CDS encoding ABC transporter ATP-binding protein yields the protein MPPILEGRGLHVRAGSSPAVRGVDAAFQAGEFTAIIGPNGAGKSTLLRALLGLSPLEAGEVRLEGRALAAWPRAARSRRVAYLAQGETLPPDTRVRDVVSLGRGAGDWKWGLIPTRPWTEADEAAVTAALERTDTRRFETRRVAELSGGERQRVSLARALAAQPALLLLDEPTNHLDLAYTLDLLRYLRCEVAGGLGVVAVLHDLTLAARADRVLLLHQGQVLAEGTPAQVLTPEHLRASYGVRVSVTEHAGRLLIIPEDG from the coding sequence CTGCCGCCGATCCTTGAAGGGCGCGGCCTCCACGTCCGGGCCGGAAGCTCGCCCGCCGTGCGCGGGGTGGACGCGGCTTTCCAGGCCGGCGAGTTCACCGCGATCATCGGGCCGAACGGGGCGGGCAAAAGCACGCTGCTGCGCGCCCTGCTCGGCCTTAGTCCCCTTGAAGCCGGAGAAGTGCGGCTGGAGGGGAGAGCGCTCGCCGCCTGGCCGCGCGCCGCGCGCTCGCGCCGGGTGGCGTACCTCGCGCAGGGCGAGACGCTCCCCCCGGACACGCGGGTGCGCGACGTGGTCTCGCTCGGGCGCGGCGCGGGCGACTGGAAATGGGGCCTGATTCCCACCCGCCCCTGGACCGAGGCCGACGAGGCGGCAGTCACGGCGGCGCTGGAGCGCACCGACACCCGGCGCTTCGAGACCCGGCGGGTGGCCGAGCTCTCGGGCGGCGAGCGGCAACGGGTCTCGCTCGCCCGCGCGCTCGCGGCGCAACCTGCCCTGCTGCTGCTCGACGAGCCGACCAACCACCTCGACCTCGCCTATACCCTCGACCTACTGCGCTATCTGCGCTGCGAGGTGGCGGGTGGGCTCGGCGTGGTGGCGGTGCTGCACGACCTCACGCTCGCGGCGCGCGCCGACCGGGTGCTGCTGCTGCATCAGGGTCAGGTGCTCGCCGAGGGCACGCCGGCCCAGGTCCTGACCCCGGAGCACCTGCGCGCGAGCTACGGCGTGCGGGTAAGCGTGACCGAGCACGCCGGTCGCCTGCTGATCATCCCCGAGGATGGGTAG
- a CDS encoding (2Fe-2S) ferredoxin domain-containing protein — MTGGPKYFKTAGHLLLCQGASCQARGSALLHRALWNGLERDSLAYYKRGGSLRLTGSGCLGACSYGPALCVYRERAGHLEEGWYAAVDFPLARRVALAVYAGEALPEEGRYGP; from the coding sequence ATGACTGGTGGACCCAAATACTTCAAGACCGCAGGTCACCTGCTGCTGTGCCAGGGCGCGAGTTGCCAGGCGCGCGGCTCGGCGCTGCTGCACCGTGCACTATGGAACGGGCTGGAGCGCGATTCGCTCGCCTACTACAAACGCGGCGGCAGCCTGCGCCTGACGGGGAGCGGCTGCCTCGGCGCCTGCTCATACGGCCCCGCCCTGTGCGTCTACCGCGAGCGCGCCGGACATCTCGAAGAAGGCTGGTACGCCGCCGTCGATTTCCCGCTCGCCCGGCGGGTGGCGCTCGCCGTCTACGCGGGCGAGGCGCTGCCGGAGGAGGGGCGCTACGGCCCCTGA
- a CDS encoding ATP-binding protein, with product MTSQPLSVQARTLGELLQTPAYAGRKPFDGGRRLVHDEVRENLTRKLRGGEELFPGVVGYDETVIPQLVNALLARQNFILLGLRGQAKSRILRAITELLDPEVPVIAGVDMPDDPLNPIGAEGQHLLEAHGLDLPIRWLPRRDRYVEKLATPDVTVADLIGDVDPIKAARLGTALGDTRSMHFGLLPRANRGIFAVNELADLAPKVQVALFNILQEGDVQIKGYPIRLELDVMLVFSANPEDYTARGKIVTPLKDRIGSEIRTHYPTDVRLGMDITAQEATRAEGVTVPGFIAELIEEIAFQAREDGRVDKMSGVSQRLPISLMELACANAERRALVQGDSPVVRVTDIYAGLPAITGKMELEYEGELKGADNVAKDIIRKAAGAAYARGYGSADTRELEKWFEEGNVFRFPQGGDAAAALKAAAEVPGLRDFAAQVAQSSDDAVRVSAAEFILEGLYGRKKLSRAEELYAAPEPEVRQQRGGRWN from the coding sequence ATGACTTCCCAGCCGCTGAGTGTCCAGGCGCGAACGTTAGGTGAACTGCTCCAGACGCCCGCCTACGCGGGCCGCAAGCCCTTCGACGGTGGGCGCCGGCTGGTGCACGACGAGGTGAGAGAAAACCTCACCCGCAAGCTCAGGGGCGGCGAGGAGCTGTTTCCCGGCGTCGTCGGCTACGACGAGACCGTGATTCCCCAGCTCGTCAACGCGCTGCTCGCCCGCCAGAACTTCATCCTGCTCGGGCTGCGTGGCCAGGCGAAAAGCCGCATCCTGCGCGCGATCACCGAACTCCTCGACCCCGAGGTGCCGGTGATCGCCGGGGTAGACATGCCCGACGATCCCCTCAACCCCATCGGCGCCGAGGGCCAGCACCTGCTCGAAGCGCACGGCCTCGACCTCCCGATCCGCTGGTTGCCCCGGCGCGACCGTTACGTCGAAAAGCTCGCCACCCCCGACGTGACGGTGGCCGACCTGATCGGCGACGTGGACCCGATCAAGGCCGCCCGGCTCGGCACCGCGCTGGGGGACACTCGCTCGATGCACTTCGGGCTGCTGCCGCGCGCCAACCGGGGCATCTTCGCCGTCAACGAACTCGCCGACCTCGCGCCGAAGGTGCAGGTGGCGCTGTTCAACATCCTTCAGGAAGGCGACGTGCAGATCAAGGGCTACCCCATCCGGCTCGAACTCGACGTGATGCTGGTGTTCTCGGCCAACCCCGAGGACTACACCGCGCGCGGCAAGATCGTGACGCCGCTCAAGGACCGCATCGGCTCGGAGATCCGCACCCACTACCCCACCGACGTGCGGCTCGGCATGGACATCACCGCGCAGGAAGCCACGCGCGCCGAGGGCGTCACGGTGCCGGGCTTCATCGCGGAACTGATCGAAGAGATCGCCTTCCAGGCGCGCGAGGACGGGCGGGTGGACAAGATGAGCGGCGTCTCGCAGCGCCTTCCGATCTCGCTGATGGAGCTCGCCTGCGCCAACGCCGAGCGCCGCGCGCTGGTGCAGGGCGACAGCCCAGTCGTGCGCGTCACCGACATCTACGCGGGCCTCCCGGCGATCACCGGCAAGATGGAGCTCGAGTACGAGGGCGAACTCAAGGGCGCGGATAACGTCGCCAAAGACATCATCCGTAAGGCCGCCGGCGCCGCCTACGCGCGGGGGTACGGCTCAGCCGACACCCGCGAACTCGAAAAGTGGTTCGAGGAGGGCAACGTGTTCCGCTTTCCGCAGGGGGGCGACGCGGCGGCGGCCCTGAAGGCGGCTGCCGAGGTGCCGGGGCTGCGCGATTTCGCCGCGCAGGTGGCCCAGAGTTCCGACGACGCCGTGCGGGTGTCGGCGGCGGAATTCATCCTCGAAGGGCTGTATGGCCGCAAGAAGCTCAGCCGCGCCGAGGAACTCTACGCCGCGCCCGAGCCGGAAGTCCGGCAGCAGCGCGGCGGACGCTGGAACTGA
- the treZ gene encoding malto-oligosyltrehalose trehalohydrolase — protein sequence MTQTSPSVAPTPDPAVPDALHTRLGAQPLPEGGTRFRLWTTRTSDVAVRVNGEAHAMSPQGGGLFELDLPVGAGARYLFLLGGVPTPDPYARFLPDGVHGEAEVTDLGAFEWKNTAWRGLPLAECVFYELHVGTFTPEGTYRAARERLPYLRDLGVTALQVMPLAAFAGERGWGYDGVALYAPFAPYGRPEELQAFVDAAHGLGMAVLLDVVYNHFGPDGNYLASYAPSYFTDRFQSAWGAGLDYAEPHMRRLVTGNARMWLRDYRFDGLRLDATQAMTDDSEVHILRELAHEVHKLGGTHLLLAEDHRNLPTLVTEDGLDGIWSDDFHHEVRVTLTGEREGYYHGYLGGAADLAHTIRRGWRYEGQHWDVRGEEHLRGHPSDPLEAPAFVYCIQNHDQVGNQPTGQRLNAHPGVTPAEFRGASTLLLTLPMTPLLFQGQEWAASTPFQFFSDHAGDLGRAVSEGRRREFAYFSGFSGEDVPDPQAEETFLRSKLNWDERAQGEHAQTLALYRELLALRRSDPVLANRKRGALSTGHDGDVLWVKTETGRGVRLLLWNLGEGSVRVEGVSLPFARPEHPLLHSEGRRPLAPGALPDLGPGEALLLGAGA from the coding sequence ATGACTCAGACTTCCCCTTCCGTTGCCCCCACCCCCGACCCGGCAGTGCCTGACGCGCTGCACACCCGCCTCGGCGCCCAGCCGCTGCCGGAGGGCGGCACCCGCTTCCGGCTGTGGACCACCCGCACCTCGGACGTGGCGGTGCGGGTGAACGGCGAGGCGCACGCGATGTCCCCGCAGGGCGGCGGCCTCTTCGAGCTCGACCTTCCCGTCGGGGCCGGCGCGCGTTACCTCTTCCTGCTCGGCGGCGTGCCGACGCCCGATCCCTACGCCCGCTTCCTGCCTGACGGCGTGCACGGGGAAGCCGAGGTGACCGACCTGGGCGCCTTCGAGTGGAAGAACACCGCCTGGCGCGGCCTGCCGCTCGCGGAGTGCGTGTTCTACGAGCTGCACGTCGGCACCTTCACGCCGGAGGGCACCTACCGCGCGGCGCGGGAGCGGCTGCCGTATCTGCGCGACCTCGGCGTCACCGCGCTGCAAGTGATGCCGCTCGCGGCCTTCGCGGGGGAGCGCGGCTGGGGCTACGACGGCGTAGCGCTCTACGCGCCTTTCGCGCCCTACGGACGCCCCGAGGAGCTGCAAGCCTTCGTGGACGCGGCGCACGGCCTCGGGATGGCGGTGCTGCTCGACGTGGTGTACAACCATTTCGGCCCGGACGGCAACTACCTCGCGAGCTACGCGCCGAGCTACTTCACGGACCGCTTCCAGAGCGCCTGGGGCGCGGGCCTCGACTACGCCGAGCCGCATATGCGCCGCCTCGTGACTGGCAACGCGCGGATGTGGCTGCGCGACTACCGCTTCGACGGCCTGCGCCTCGACGCGACCCAGGCGATGACCGACGACAGCGAGGTCCACATCCTGCGCGAACTCGCCCACGAGGTTCACAAGCTCGGCGGCACCCACCTGCTGCTCGCGGAAGACCACCGCAACCTGCCGACGCTGGTGACCGAAGACGGCCTCGACGGCATCTGGTCCGACGACTTTCACCACGAGGTGCGCGTCACCCTGACCGGCGAGCGCGAGGGGTATTATCACGGCTACCTCGGCGGCGCCGCCGACCTCGCCCACACCATCCGCCGCGGCTGGCGCTACGAGGGCCAGCACTGGGACGTGCGGGGCGAGGAGCACCTGCGCGGGCACCCGTCGGACCCGCTGGAGGCTCCCGCGTTCGTGTACTGCATCCAGAACCACGACCAGGTGGGCAACCAGCCGACCGGGCAGCGCCTGAACGCCCACCCCGGCGTGACCCCCGCCGAGTTCCGGGGCGCGAGCACGCTGCTGCTCACGCTGCCGATGACCCCGCTGCTGTTTCAGGGCCAGGAGTGGGCCGCGAGCACGCCCTTTCAGTTTTTCAGCGACCACGCCGGCGACCTCGGGCGCGCGGTGAGCGAGGGGCGCAGGCGCGAGTTCGCCTATTTCAGCGGCTTCAGCGGCGAGGACGTGCCCGACCCACAGGCAGAAGAAACCTTCCTGCGCTCCAAGCTGAACTGGGATGAGCGCGCGCAGGGAGAGCACGCCCAGACCCTCGCGCTCTACCGCGAACTGCTCGCGCTGCGCCGCTCGGACCCGGTGCTCGCCAACCGCAAGCGAGGGGCGCTGAGCACCGGCCACGACGGCGACGTGCTGTGGGTGAAGACCGAGACCGGGCGGGGCGTGAGGCTACTGCTGTGGAACCTCGGGGAGGGAAGCGTCAGGGTGGAAGGGGTGAGCCTGCCTTTCGCGCGGCCTGAGCATCCCCTGCTGCACTCCGAAGGCCGCCGGCCCCTGGCCCCCGGCGCCCTCCCCGACCTTGGCCCCGGCGAGGCGCTGCTGCTCGGAGCCGGCGCGTGA